The sequence CCTCACATAGCCGATGCCGCTATCCGCCGCCACAGCCGGCGCCTCACTGCCGCCCGCGCTAGAAGAGGATCCATCACCACAAGACGGCGACGGTTACGGCGTTATCGACATCCCCGGCGTTGTTTCACTTGACGAGGAGGGATTCCCGTCACAGATCCCTTACGAAGACTGTCCACCAAACACCGCCGGCGAACGATCGGCGACATCGGNNNNNNNNNNNNNNNNNNNNNNNNNNNNNNNNNNNNNNNNNNNNNNNNNNNNNNNNNNNNNNNNNNNNNNNNNNNNNNNNNNNNNNNNNNNNNNNNNNNNNNNNNNNNNNNNNNNNNNNNNNNNNNNNNNNNNNNNNNNNNNNNNNNNNNNNNNNNNNNNNNNNNNNNNNNNNNNNNNNNNNNNNNNNNNNNNNNNNNNNNNNNNNNNNNNNNNNNNNNNNNNNNNNNNNNNNNNNNNNNNNNNNNNNNNNNNNNNNNNNNNNNNNNNNNNNNNNNNNNNNNNNNNNNNNNNNNNNNNNNNNNNNNNNNNNNNNNNNNNNNNNNNNNNNNNNNNNNNNNNNNNNNNNNNNNNNNNNNNNNNNNNNNNNNNNNNNNNNNNNNNNNNNNNNNNNNNNNNNNNNNNNNNNNNNNNNNNNNNNNNNNNNNNNNNNNNNNNNNNNNNNNNNNNNNNNNNNNNNNNNNNNNNNNNNNNNNNNNNNNNNNNNNNNNNNNNNNNNNNNNNNNNNNNNNNNNNNNNNNNNNNNNNNNNNNNNNNNNNNNNNNNNNNNNNNNNNNNNNNNNNNNNNNNNNNNNNNNNNNNNNNNNNNNNNNNNNNNNNNNNNNNNNNNNNNNNNNNNNNNNNNNNNNNNNNNNNNNNNNNNNNNNNNNNNNNNNNNNNNNNNNNNNNNNNNNNNNNNNNNNNNNNNNNNNNNNNNNNNNNNNNNNNNNNNNNNNNNNNNNNNNNNNNNNNNNNNNNNNNNNNNNNNNNcccctgttttttttttttttttcgttcgtTTTTTGGTTTTTGTTATTGAATTCAACAACTTATAGCTTCTTCAATTGGCCTGTATTTGTTTGATTACCGAagcatttttttaattgaatgcATAATGCATCATGTGTGGTAGGTTATTGTGTGTTCTTTGCCTAATCTGTTCTTTGGTTATAATAGGATGATAATATGTCTTAAGAACTGTGATGTGGTTACTTTCAATGTTGGTGATGAAACTAATTTAGTTTGGCAACTGTTACAATATTGAATTGTTTTCGTTTTTGCTATGAGAAACTAACATTGTAGCAGTGTCTATGGATGTTCTAAATGTAGATTATTTTTTATCAATGCAGGGACAAGCTTCACTGTTGATGCATTCCGTTATGGGTGTATTGAAGGGTGCTCTGCATACTTTCTTAGTCACTTCCATTCCGATCATTATGGTGGCCTTAGCAAGAAATGGTCACATGGCCCCATTTATTGCTCTCCTCTTACAGGCAGGCTTGTTCAAATGTGTCTCTCGGTAAATCCCTTGTAAGAACTTGGAAACCTTCATAATTTTTTTCGCGTGAACTCTATTTGGTATTTATAGGTTGCTCACTTATATAAACAGGGGAAAAAAATTTAAAGGAACATCTGATAGaggttttaaattttcttttctattgaGTGATTCAATTTAAATTTGTTGTCATAGGTACATCCTCCCTTTGGAATTTAATGTTGAATATGTGATTTGTGGTGTCAAAGTGACTTTGTTGGAAGCTAATCATTGCCCCGGTGCAGCGTTGATTCACTTTGGCCTCTCAAACGGGCAATGTTATTTGCATACCGGAGACTTTAGAGCTTGTAAACAAATGCAAGCTTACCATACTCTTGTAAATCAACATGTGAATGTCCTTTACTTAGACACTACATATTGCAACCCAAAGTACAAGTAAGACATTGATCTTGTTAAAATTTTGTTGTTATTATATATGATCGTTGCTGTTATGATCCTTAGTGATGATTTTCTTGTGCAGTTTCCCTTCCAAGGAAGACGTACTCAATTATGTTGTCAAAGTTACAAAGAACCAACTTAAAGTGCATCCCAAAACTTTGGTGGTTGTTGGAGCGTATAGTATTGGCAAAGAGTGTGTATATCTTGCAATTTCTAAGGCTCTTGGGGTATGTGGAATTTTCCCCAGTAGATTTATGTCTCAACTATTGAGTGATGTCCATTTGTGTCCTATTCTTatcaattttttgtttttgttgacaTGATGTCACAGTAAATTTGCAACATATATTCGTTTGTGAATTGATCAGCTAATGGCTTTGTGACAATCTATAGTAGTATAGTATCTAATATCTAGTGAAAGTTTTGAAGCTTCCACTCTCTTTGATCTTTTTCCGATGCTGTATACATTGTTTGTTCAAGTTGCCACCCTTTATGGACAACCAATTTTATTTGCATTAGGAATGTGAGGTCCCTGCTCAGGAGTTTTTGAATTTTTCTACTCTAAATTAACTTAGTTGAAGCTTTCAATAACCAGGGTACCTTACTCATGGACTGAATGATCCATTCAACCAATGTATTGATGCAGGTAAAAATTTATGCAAATGCTTCAAGAAGGAAAATTTTGCTGGCTTTTGGTTGGTCTGAGCTTTCTGATAGTCTGTGTATTAATGGAAATAACACATTTCTCCATGTTCTTCCCATGTCATCTCTCAGATTGGAGGTTTGATTTTGTATTGTCATGTTTTAATATCTAAAGTCTCAGTATATTTATCATCTTATGATTCACCATCCATGTTTCCTTGTTACATTAGTCTTTAAAGGATTACATGAAGACCTACAAGGAAAAATACACAGCAGTATTGGCATTTCGTCCAACAGGTATTACCCATCTTTTGTTGCAAATGTTTTGTAATTGAGGTCAATATTTTGCATTATCAGTATGTATTAAACTCATTTcactttaattataataaattaataatggtATTGACTTTTTCCCATTCCTTTTTTGGTAATTTTATTAGGTTGGACTTTCAGCGAAAAGATTCGCAATGATCTAGAACTAATTAAACCTATTTCCAAAGGAAATATCACAATATATGGTAACATGAGCTGCTGTGCTGCAATTGAACAGCCAACCTTCATATAGAATACAATAACTTGAAATCCATGCTAATGAACTGCCACATGCCTTTTTCTAGGTGTTCCCTACAGTGAGCACTCCAGCTTCACAGAACTGCGAGGTTTTGTTCAGGTCCAAACTTCTTTCGTTGCTACATGTTTGATAAATTATCTAATGGTATCTATGAAATTCtgtattttatgtcttatttgtGTAAGTGAATTTATCTTACTGTTCCACAGTTTTTGAGGCCTGATAAAATAGTTCCAACTGTGAATGTCGGAAATGCGGCTACTCGAGAAAAGATGCAATCTTACTTCCGAGACTGGTTGAAGGGTTAACCGTTAACGTCTTCTCTCCCTTTCAAGAAATTTGGGATTGTAATAAGAGATACCCATTTAATGAAGATGGAATTCGCAGGGGGATTCGACATCTATTGCAATCTGCAGAAGGCGATACATGGATTCTTTTGGAAGGTTAGCCATCACGATAACATGTTTGATCTAATTGCCGCAACACCTTTTGTTTGTCTGCTTGAAAGAATATCGTCCTGCAGGACTTATATGATGAAAATATAGGATGAAATGTCATGCGTTCTGATATTTGTCTTGTGCGAAGCACTTGCCCATTTTATTGAAGAATCATAGTTGGTACCTAGTTGGAGGTCACAACTTGAATGCAGATTCCCGCCAAGATTCCTACTATTTATcgcaattttttaattttaattttattttgtacaAGTAATATTAGTTAGGTTCCTTATGGCTTTGTTACAGCCACAATAGCCATTTCTGGTTGTAAAGTGGGGTATTTACATTACCGGTCATTTGATTGTATTGTTTTTGGGGTTAATGGTCAAATTGATCTTCGAAAGATTACACGATCGTTTATTTTTGTTCCCAAATAATTTTTCTAATCAAAttagttcttgaaagatttaaCATCACACGTTTGTCCTTCCGTTTTTAGGCTAACAACGACAATACACGTGAGACGTTAACTGATATGTGTGTTATCAGCTGTGTGTCAAAATGAAAACTGATAAGATATATTCACTATATTATGTTAAAATAGTCCCTGACTCTATTTTATAAGCCCTAATCCCTAAAATCCACGGAGACATTAATCCATCCCCAAAATGTTAAAGGAGCTTCATGCAACTGGAACATCGTCATCAATGGCGGATGAACCGCAACTCATCGAGCCTGTAGGGAAGTCTGTCGTGCACAGGATCTGCGCTGGCCAAGTCATCCTCGACCTCTCCTCCGTCGTCAAGGAGCTTGTTGAGAACAGCCTCACGCCGGCGCCACCGCTGTCGAAATAGTTCTCAAGGATTTCGGCGAAGATTCTTTTGGTTACGGCATTTCAAGGTGACTTAAAGCTGCTTTTTGGTCTGAAGGTTTTGGAAGCTAGGGTTTTAAATGAAATTGAATTAGCCCTCGGATTGGTTTCTAATGTGAAATGATAATTTAAACTTAACTAATcctgaaaattaaaatttttctatcatgttaatggtttttttttttttatttttttttgagatAGATTACTGCAAATCATTAGTCGAAAGGTGGTAACTTCTTTCAATACTGCTAGCTTTATTATGTATGcaaattttgagttttaaagaGGTAGCAAGGTGCTATGGTACTCTATAAAAAACAAGATTAAAGGATTGTGAGGAGTTAAATATTCTAAATATGGCAAATATGTTAACTTTTGATAAAGTTAACTTTTTGTATGCATGTAACTCTTCAAGTGAAGGATTATGAGTTGTTTTGGATTTGAAGTAAGCTAATTTCAATGTACATGTTTAATGGTTGCAGGTTCTTGCTTTGAAGCATCGTACTTTCAAATTGGCAGATTTTCCTGATCTTGAGTCTTTACTTTTGGATTCAGAGGTGAGGCACTGGGTTCGCTATGTGCTTTGGGGAATTTGAGCATCGAGACAAAAATGAAGAATGAGACAGTTAACGCCCCACGTGTACTGCCATTGACGGAAACGGTTAGCCAAAAAATCGAAAGGACCAACATGATTGATGTTAAATCTTTTAAggtttaatttgattaaaaaaataattcgaAGACAAAAATAATGATCTAGCAATTTTTGGCTCATTTTTTTGATATGGAACAAAGCTTAGTGTTGTTCAATGTAATGGATGCAATGGTCGTGCAATTTTTGGCTCATTTTTTTTGATATGGAATAAAGTTTGGTGTTGTTCAATGTAATGGATGCATGGACAAAATTTTTTCTGCTACAGTGTTAGTGTCAGGTGTAAAACGTTACCTGCGTTTTACTTTCGgcctgtttttgtttttttgtttttgttcagcaaagggaacaaaggtgggctgtgttttactttttcaaaattttttttatttttttaacccaAACTCGGCCTGCATTTTGTGAtgggttaattttttttttcgtgaTAACAAAACGCAGATTGCGTTTTGTACCGAGGGTCAgccttttttttttggtaaacgCAAAACACAGGCTGCATTTTTGCGTTGTCAGatcacttttttgaaaaattaaaaacacagATTGCGTTTgttgagaaaaaaatattttaacgaAGGAGTTTGCCTATAAATACGAGGCACTCCTCGCCCAAATGGCCTCACTCCCATTCTACTCATCATACTCTTCTTTTTAGGTGTGTCAAAACAATAAGAGTAGGTGAGGTTGAAGTTATGAAAAATATTGTAAATTTGCGAGTATATTATAACGGTGAAGTTATACCAAACACACATGAAGGAGTGACTTTTGTTTGTAAATGTCCGTTGTCATTTGCTATTCCATGTACTATGAGCTTTGTCGAGTTGCAAAATGGGCTTTGTAATAACATTCAAAGCCACATTTTGAAAAGGGTGAGCAACCTTTTATACAGAAGTCCTGTGCAAGTATTTAGTGGGCTAATTTCAATTAATGCCCATCACTGACGATGCCAGTATGCAGCAGATGTTCtgtatttatcaacaaacccgaTTTCACGTGCCGATGATAGAGTTGTACGTTGAATTTGAACAGCAGTCAAGATCGGGCGCGGTCGGCGAGGAGGTCAATGTTGATGAGCTCggggatatagattgggaagaagataatAATGACAGTGAAGAGGAGTTCGAAGCTAACTATGAAGTCGATGACGAAAACGATGACAGAGACTTGACAGGCAATTCGGAGGTGCAAAATGAAGCGAATGCGATTGCAAGGCAGCACCCCGTTTGGTGTTTCGTCTTTTATGCGGATGGTGTCAGATAACCCCAACGGACTAAAATGGCCCTCGACTGGAATTACCAGAATGTGGTATGTAAGGCTCAGCTGCCTGAGGCGGCTGTGGTTCCGATATATATGCTGCCTGCTGCTGATATGCCGGCCACTACTGGGCATATGCTGGATCCTGAAACTACTGGGCATATGCCGGGTCCTGAAACTGCTGGGCATATGCCGACATCTGAACCCGGTGCTCGTACGCCGGGACGCTCATATGCCGGCATCTAATTAACATTTAAATACAATTAATAGTAATTACTGATTACAATTTATAAACCTAATAATCATAATACTAGGAATTAATAGCGATACCTGTTCCTGTTGCTCATGAGGTGGGACTTCCTGGTGAGGGCCAGCTGGTTCTTCCTGTTGCTGCTGTGGTTCATCGGCGCCAACCTGTTCGCCTGGAACTCTATCTGACAGTCGGAGGTGAATCCCATACTGCTGCGTGTACCAGTCGTAATACACTGGGAGAGGATGGAAGTCAATAATCTCCTCACCTAGCTGCAATGTGTTGTAGCGGTCAACTGTCCATCTGTTAACCCATTGAATGTAAATCCGTCCCCACTCATGGTTTTGTGCTCCTGTCAACCGCTTGCAGTGATCATAACTAAGGTCGAACGCGGGGCCTGGTGGTAGCTGCTGCATCCCGAACTGTCGTCTGACCCGGTCTGTCGGGTGCCATTCTATGCACTCGAATGACACTAGAGGCGACTGGGTGGAGCATAGAACCAAATGGGGAGCGAGGACATCCAGAATCCCCACTCCCATATATGGTCGCCATATAAACTGCACAATAGTTACCAAGAGACCGGTTAGAAAAACTATTCTTCTGAATAAAAACTTTGGACATTAATGGTACAACTTACGTCGTCAACTCCCATGTCGTCGAGTCCTCGCCTAAAATGCGCAGTAGACCGCTGTATATTTCTCGTATGTCGGCGCCAATGACTCCACCTAACGAAAACAGAATAACAATATTAATAAGaagaacaaaataataataataacaataacgatAAAAGCCAATACCGTCGCGCTAGTGGAATACCAACATCGCCGAGTTGATCGCGGGGTATAGGTGCCAGGAACGGCATACGCTCCCACGCCCAAACAAAAAGTAGTATCAGTGGGCCATCCATTTCCTTGCAGTTGTATCGTGATGCACGACACAACGATCTGTATAGGTGTGCCAGATTTGCTGCCCCCTAACTATACCCTGAAATCCGGTGGAAATCTCGAAGTAGCGGTAGAaacttcgagttcagtgaaaCAGTCGACTTATCCGGAAACACAATTGTTCCGAGCACGCAGAAAATGTGCGCCCGGACGTACCGCTCGAGGGACTCCTGAGTATCACAAGGCTCGCTGTCTCTGCACCGCCGGACCCAAGCAATATGTAGCTTCCCGAACACGTGATCGTCCGGACCGGGCTCCCGACCAAAACACGCAATGCAGTTCTCCACCAAAAACTCGTGGCTGCTATCTGATCTACCTGTAACGGCCTCCTCATTAATCGGGTGACCAAGAATATAGCTCACATCTTCCAGCATCACCGTCACTTCACCGACCGGAAGATGAAATGTGTGAGTCTCCGGCCTCCAGCGTTCCACCAAAGCACTCAGTAGTGCAGAATGACCTCTCATTTCGCCTACTCGCGAAACGTGCTGAAATCCAGTCAATACCAATGTCGCTGCAGCTACCTCGTTAAAGGTATCTAGCGGATCCAATTTTCTGAGCAACAAATTTCTGATAACCTGcaaaaagaaaaatgataattattaaattctaaataatatCGGTTAATAAtttgttcaaaaaaaaataattagcaaCAACAACTAaacagtattattattattatcttaaaacataataataaattattaaaaaatcataaatattAATCTATTATTTATTAAACAGTATTATTAATTGGTGAATGCTATCGTGATGAAGAACATAATTTTCATCAGCTGATTAAATTACGTGGAATGCACAATTACATCACGCGTGTCCCTTATTTTCTGAGAAGAAGAGACAGCTTCTGAGGTGCTGCAGGAGATTGTATTATGTCATGTCTCTCTTCTGTGGGATTAGATGAAGTTAatgacattaattttttttaagttaatgaCGACATTGTTATTATGTTAGTTAATCTTTTGGGTCTTTTTGATGGATTGGCCAGGTTTTTTTGTTGTGATTGGGACATTGGGTATTATGGCTAATATTTGTAATCACTAGAAAAATTAGAATTTTGGTGTCACAAATTTAAGATTAGAACCCATTATGACAAAAAAGAAAGAGATTAAAACCCACGTTCTTAGACCaactgaaatcataaaaataataacaatgataATAAAATAGAAGAGCATGCTTACTATGAtggttttgaattaaaaaaatcgaaataaataaattaataaaaacaaaaaatataaattaaatgataaaaactaattttaaagttttgTAATTCTACCATttgtatattattaattatttatattattttattaaataaattatcatttgtacccatgaaagatataAACGCTGACAAATACACTAATGTAAGAACAAAACGACAATTGTAACTACGGAAGATGGGCTTCGTATGCCAACAGTACCCGGACTTAAATTACGCAATTGATCTGTTAGGGTACTCTTGACACACGGAAACTATCTTCCGTGgttataattgtcgttttattcttatatgagtACATTTGTCCGTGTCagtatcttttatgggtacaaatggtaatttattcttattttattttttaacttgtgTTGgtccattattgttattattctttAATATCTATCTATCATTTATGatgtttttattaaaataaatgtaTACTaatattttgtaattaaaattaatattttaatataaattttttaatattatgaattttatattttacttcTTCTCGAAAGTTTTCGGTCACACCTATTTCTATAGATTGATGCCCTAGAACCCTTCACATTACACAAGGCATATACTGATTATCACAagtatatttttcttaattttttatgattgttattattttcacaccaaaatcttaattttttatGATTGTTATTATTCTCACACCAAAATTCTTGCTTTTTTTTTAGATATGGGTAAAATCTAAAATCCGAATCTCCTCTTACATTTTCTACCCCAAACTCATTCATTCCTCCCTCTCTACTACACATGCAATATCCTTCCTCACCCAAAATCAGCCTCtcataaaaaaagaaaacatcGGCAATAAAGAGGCATCTAAAGTCACCAAGCTTTCTGAATGATGGCAAGGTTGCACAAAATACTGGTTCTAATACAACTTAATTTAACTTTGCTAATAAAAATAGAGTTGTTGCTTCACTTTTCGTTCTCATCCGGTGCTGTCGATTCTATCTAAATTTGGCCAAAAGGGATAGAAGTAATAGCGCCGAATCTGGAGAGAATCAACAACACCAGATCGGAACGGAAAGTGAAGCAACAACTCTATTTCCATTAGCAAAGTC is a genomic window of Arachis ipaensis cultivar K30076 chromosome B06, Araip1.1, whole genome shotgun sequence containing:
- the LOC107647327 gene encoding DNA cross-link repair protein SNM1 isoform X3, translated to MQAYHTLVNQHVNVLYLDTTYCNPKYNFPSKEDVLNYVVKVTKNQLKVHPKTLVVVGAYSIGKECVYLAISKALGVKIYANASRRKILLAFGWSELSDSLCINGNNTFLHVLPMSSLRLESLKDYMKTYKEKYTAVLAFRPTGWTFSEKIRNDLELIKPISKGNITIYGVPYSEHSSFTELRGFVQFLRPDKIVPTVNVGNAATREKMQSYFRDWLKG
- the LOC107647327 gene encoding DNA cross-link repair protein SNM1 isoform X1; this encodes MVALARNGHMAPFIALLLQAGLFKCVSRYILPLEFNVEYVICGVKVTLLEANHCPGAALIHFGLSNGQCYLHTGDFRACKQMQAYHTLVNQHVNVLYLDTTYCNPKYNFPSKEDVLNYVVKVTKNQLKVHPKTLVVVGAYSIGKECVYLAISKALGVKIYANASRRKILLAFGWSELSDSLCINGNNTFLHVLPMSSLRLESLKDYMKTYKEKYTAVLAFRPTGWTFSEKIRNDLELIKPISKGNITIYGVPYSEHSSFTELRGFVQFLRPDKIVPTVNVGNAATREKMQSYFRDWLKG
- the LOC107647327 gene encoding DNA cross-link repair protein SNM1 isoform X2 codes for the protein MVTWPHLLLSSYRQACSNVSLALIHFGLSNGQCYLHTGDFRACKQMQAYHTLVNQHVNVLYLDTTYCNPKYNFPSKEDVLNYVVKVTKNQLKVHPKTLVVVGAYSIGKECVYLAISKALGVKIYANASRRKILLAFGWSELSDSLCINGNNTFLHVLPMSSLRLESLKDYMKTYKEKYTAVLAFRPTGWTFSEKIRNDLELIKPISKGNITIYGVPYSEHSSFTELRGFVQFLRPDKIVPTVNVGNAATREKMQSYFRDWLKG